A single window of Rubripirellula lacrimiformis DNA harbors:
- a CDS encoding DUF1206 domain-containing protein, with product MTTTTATTTHSSNNNSWRGFETKSLPEVQSWVEPLGRAGHIAKGIVYGIIGALAFMLAIGAGGEVSGSREAVRQIGEQPFGRVMLGMVAIGLLGYTTWRWVQAGKDTEGVGTDAKGITKRLGYMISGIAYLSLGVFAGSLALGFSGGSNGGSSSILDSTWGRVGLGMAGAVTIGVAIYFIYKAYQAKFMEQYDFGRMSESARQFALYAGRAGLSTRGVAFAIIGGFILRSAIRGTANGEVAGMSDALAAIAAQPFGKVLIGIAGFGLVCYAVHMLLLGWYRRFNVGK from the coding sequence ATGACAACGACAACCGCGACAACGACGCATTCATCCAACAACAATTCTTGGCGGGGCTTTGAAACCAAGTCGCTCCCCGAAGTCCAATCGTGGGTCGAGCCGCTTGGTCGCGCCGGGCATATCGCGAAGGGAATCGTTTACGGAATCATCGGTGCATTGGCTTTCATGCTGGCTATTGGCGCGGGCGGCGAAGTTTCAGGATCACGTGAAGCCGTCCGGCAAATTGGCGAGCAACCGTTCGGTCGTGTGATGTTGGGCATGGTCGCTATTGGTTTGCTTGGTTACACAACCTGGCGTTGGGTCCAAGCCGGCAAGGACACCGAGGGCGTGGGGACCGATGCCAAAGGGATCACCAAACGTCTGGGTTACATGATCAGCGGTATCGCCTATTTGTCGCTCGGCGTCTTCGCTGGTTCACTCGCACTAGGCTTCAGCGGTGGATCCAATGGAGGTTCGAGCTCCATTCTTGATTCCACTTGGGGCCGAGTCGGTTTGGGCATGGCCGGTGCAGTCACGATCGGAGTCGCGATTTATTTCATTTACAAGGCCTATCAAGCGAAGTTCATGGAGCAGTACGACTTTGGCCGGATGAGCGAATCGGCGAGACAGTTTGCGTTGTACGCAGGGCGTGCTGGCCTGAGCACCCGCGGGGTTGCGTTTGCCATCATCGGCGGCTTCATCCTGCGCTCGGCAATTCGCGGAACGGCGAATGGCGAGGTCGCGGGCATGAGTGACGCTCTGGCGGCGATTGCGGCACAACCATTTGGAAAGGTATTGATAGGAATTGCTGGATTCGGCCTGGTGTGCTATGCGGTTCACATGCTCCTGCTGGGCTGGTATCGCCGGTTCAATGTTGGCAAATGA
- a CDS encoding YheT family hydrolase: MSDRLTSRFAIENFEWLDPFEPSRLWVGGTLQTLSIKSLRPGLDIDTHQGCEPFEISGDQTPPDVMSGYYLPTLGRTNRPTTILLHGMGGHARSGYMRSMAERLIQAGYPVVLWNNRGAGSSARNCSRFHHPGYTDDLNHLVEFVQSERPQWTRHGLNAVAFSLGANVLLRYLAEKGSDSPITAAASVSAPLDMEVTSRNLRCGLNRMFDRYLLKKQRDELLREGAELSNDERAAIKKAGSVWELDDTFTAPHLGYEEAQQFYRENSAIYVLDKIRTQTLLFHASDDPVVDDEVFTGREWSAGGPLYPALAESGGHTGFLDRNGARWHERACVRFFDCMSERSS, encoded by the coding sequence ATGTCCGACCGGTTAACAAGCCGCTTTGCAATTGAGAATTTCGAATGGCTAGATCCGTTTGAACCATCGCGGCTTTGGGTTGGTGGGACTCTGCAAACACTTTCGATCAAGTCACTGCGCCCAGGGCTTGATATTGACACCCACCAAGGTTGTGAGCCATTCGAAATTTCTGGTGACCAGACACCGCCGGACGTGATGAGCGGCTACTATTTGCCGACTCTGGGCAGAACGAACCGCCCTACCACCATTTTGTTGCACGGCATGGGTGGGCACGCACGAAGCGGGTACATGCGAAGCATGGCAGAGCGACTGATCCAGGCTGGCTATCCAGTGGTCCTCTGGAATAACCGTGGGGCTGGCAGTTCTGCTCGCAATTGCAGTCGCTTTCATCATCCCGGATATACAGACGATCTGAATCACCTAGTTGAATTTGTACAGAGTGAACGACCACAGTGGACCCGGCATGGCCTCAACGCAGTCGCTTTCTCGCTCGGTGCGAACGTATTGTTGCGATACTTGGCAGAAAAGGGTTCTGACTCGCCGATCACTGCTGCCGCAAGTGTCTCCGCACCGCTGGATATGGAGGTCACCTCGAGAAACCTCCGGTGTGGACTAAACCGTATGTTCGATCGGTACCTGCTGAAGAAGCAACGAGACGAGCTGCTACGTGAAGGCGCCGAGCTTTCCAATGATGAACGAGCGGCAATTAAGAAGGCGGGTTCAGTTTGGGAGCTTGATGATACATTCACGGCACCTCATCTCGGTTACGAGGAAGCGCAGCAATTCTACCGCGAGAACTCAGCGATCTATGTGCTCGATAAAATCCGCACACAAACGCTTCTATTTCATGCGTCAGATGACCCTGTAGTCGATGACGAAGTCTTCACCGGGCGCGAGTGGTCAGCCGGCGGTCCACTTTATCCGGCACTTGCCGAATCGGGTGGACACACTGGATTTTTAGATCGCAATGGTGCCCGATGGCACGAACGGGCATGTGTCCGATTTTTTGATTGCATGAGTGAGCGTTCTTCGTAG
- a CDS encoding YqaE/Pmp3 family membrane protein — protein sequence MSTAVNNKNTLLKVLLAVLLPPLAVFMDKGMGTQFILNIVLTLVGFWVVGVIHALIVVL from the coding sequence ATGTCCACCGCAGTTAACAATAAAAATACTCTGCTGAAGGTGCTTCTTGCTGTCTTGCTCCCGCCACTGGCTGTCTTTATGGACAAGGGCATGGGAACGCAGTTCATCCTGAACATTGTTTTGACTCTGGTCGGATTCTGGGTTGTCGGAGTCATCCACGCGTTGATTGTGGTTCTATAG
- a CDS encoding DedA family protein — MDHWIRDVLEQFGVIGVGALMLAENVFPPIPSEVVMPWAGYSVSQGDASFLAVVAAGSTGSFAGAMLWYVVGRWIGKQKLSSWIEGHGAWLTIAPRDLDRVDQWFASWGSTAVLVCRLIPGLRTLISVPAGFAEMPLGRFAAFTAIGTVLWTTLLAGIGYWLGDNYGDLAGPLGWISTFVIVVTVGWWLVRLTQQRARRTQ, encoded by the coding sequence ATGGATCACTGGATCCGAGACGTTCTAGAGCAATTCGGAGTGATCGGTGTCGGTGCGCTGATGCTTGCGGAGAATGTGTTTCCACCAATCCCGTCCGAAGTCGTCATGCCCTGGGCTGGCTACTCGGTCAGCCAAGGTGACGCTTCATTCTTGGCGGTTGTTGCGGCGGGCAGTACGGGGTCATTTGCCGGCGCTATGCTTTGGTACGTTGTCGGTCGGTGGATCGGGAAACAGAAGCTGTCAAGCTGGATCGAAGGGCACGGGGCTTGGCTGACGATTGCTCCGCGCGACTTGGACCGAGTTGATCAGTGGTTCGCAAGCTGGGGTTCGACTGCGGTGCTGGTGTGCCGGTTGATCCCTGGACTAAGAACTTTGATCAGCGTGCCAGCCGGATTCGCGGAAATGCCGCTGGGTCGATTCGCAGCGTTCACTGCGATCGGAACGGTGCTGTGGACGACACTATTGGCGGGCATCGGTTACTGGCTCGGCGACAACTATGGGGATCTTGCCGGACCGCTCGGGTGGATAAGCACGTTCGTCATCGTCGTGACGGTCGGATGGTGGCTCGTTCGTTTGACGCAGCAGCGGGCGCGGCGAACGCAGTAG
- a CDS encoding DUF1269 domain-containing protein encodes MSKCLIAEYDTSAAAKLALEVLEKCGFTLNQVSVVANADDPAAAYLKDLPRKDPHEQSEQHSASAPEGRSTSLGMLIGGTVAAPIAAGTLVGPFIIAGPLLGMAIGAAVGGLFDMESWGVEQDTTADYQQRVKSGSVLVIVHDVDQRRLSEARTTLNATDPKSLSAYVRDGRVGEST; translated from the coding sequence ATGTCGAAGTGTTTGATCGCTGAATACGATACCAGTGCCGCTGCGAAACTTGCCTTGGAAGTCCTTGAGAAGTGTGGGTTCACGCTCAATCAAGTTTCCGTCGTTGCAAACGCAGATGATCCAGCCGCAGCTTATCTGAAGGACTTGCCGCGGAAAGACCCGCACGAGCAATCGGAGCAACATTCTGCCTCGGCCCCCGAGGGTCGCAGCACGTCGCTGGGCATGCTCATCGGCGGAACGGTCGCCGCGCCGATCGCCGCTGGGACGCTGGTGGGTCCATTCATCATCGCTGGACCGTTACTTGGGATGGCGATCGGTGCCGCTGTCGGCGGCTTGTTTGACATGGAAAGCTGGGGCGTCGAGCAAGATACGACCGCTGACTACCAGCAACGCGTGAAGTCAGGCTCCGTACTGGTGATTGTTCACGACGTCGACCAGCGCAGGCTAAGCGAAGCAAGAACAACATTAAACGCAACCGATCCTAAGTCCCTTTCGGCATATGTCCGCGACGGACGCGTTGGCGAATCGACGTGA
- a CDS encoding YqaE/Pmp3 family membrane protein, giving the protein MNFIRILIAFILPPVSVYMQFGIDKHFWLNCLLTLLGFVPGILHAVYIMASRPPGLAKLE; this is encoded by the coding sequence ATGAACTTCATCCGCATCCTCATCGCATTCATCCTGCCGCCCGTTTCGGTCTACATGCAATTCGGCATTGACAAACACTTTTGGCTCAACTGCTTGTTGACGCTATTGGGGTTCGTACCGGGCATCCTGCACGCGGTCTACATCATGGCTTCTCGCCCACCGGGCTTGGCGAAACTTGAATAG
- a CDS encoding SPW repeat domain-containing protein, whose product MWGRVVEIMTAVWLASSPWIFRASSDPSLMWGDLGISLLIASLAGLSYWRPTRHAHLLILFVAVGLITWGRLAGTPPPSAHQNHIVVGLFLLMMALIPNDASNPPEAWSKFPKKL is encoded by the coding sequence ATGTGGGGACGAGTGGTTGAAATCATGACGGCGGTTTGGCTGGCATCGAGCCCCTGGATCTTTCGCGCGTCGTCGGACCCATCGTTGATGTGGGGAGACCTAGGAATAAGCCTGTTGATCGCCTCGCTGGCAGGGCTTTCGTATTGGCGACCTACTCGGCATGCTCACCTGCTGATTTTGTTCGTTGCTGTTGGCTTGATCACCTGGGGACGACTCGCGGGGACGCCGCCGCCGTCTGCTCATCAAAATCACATTGTCGTCGGACTGTTTTTGTTAATGATGGCGCTGATTCCGAACGACGCATCCAACCCTCCCGAAGCGTGGAGTAAGTTTCCGAAGAAACTGTAG
- a CDS encoding vitamin K epoxide reductase family protein produces the protein MIDLDAHVPPYKHNPSAWSQRIPICLLAFVAAAISTHLSMYQWGLIEATWDPVFGQGSNRVLKSDTAKTMYGILGIHDAALGVIAYLGDAILGFAGSTRRWQYRPWLVILFGIDVIPLGIVSVVLVLCQAFIVGDWCFLCLITASISLILVYWAWDEVRASLAYLRLVWTQNRDKGLLWRAFWGYHDEAIERAAETLLAREVD, from the coding sequence ATGATTGATCTCGATGCTCACGTTCCTCCTTACAAACACAATCCGTCGGCGTGGAGTCAGCGAATTCCGATTTGTCTGCTGGCGTTCGTTGCGGCGGCAATTTCGACGCATCTGTCGATGTATCAGTGGGGATTGATTGAAGCCACTTGGGACCCTGTGTTTGGTCAGGGCAGCAATCGCGTCTTGAAATCCGACACCGCCAAAACAATGTATGGAATCTTGGGGATCCACGATGCTGCACTCGGCGTGATCGCTTATCTGGGCGATGCGATCCTTGGATTTGCCGGGTCAACACGCCGTTGGCAATACCGACCGTGGCTGGTGATCCTGTTCGGCATTGACGTGATTCCCCTGGGGATCGTCAGCGTAGTTTTGGTGCTGTGTCAGGCGTTCATCGTTGGCGATTGGTGTTTTCTGTGCTTGATCACCGCGTCCATCTCTTTGATTTTGGTGTACTGGGCATGGGACGAGGTCCGAGCTTCGTTGGCGTACTTGAGGCTAGTCTGGACCCAAAATCGCGACAAGGGGCTGCTGTGGCGGGCATTTTGGGGATACCACGATGAAGCAATCGAGCGGGCTGCTGAAACTTTACTGGCTCGGGAGGTAGATTGA
- a CDS encoding NAD-dependent epimerase/dehydratase family protein yields the protein MSVNRPAVIVTGSSGLLGRPVCTSLTELGYQVLGFDRVGWPEPPKEHDYVRDIECDVTDSISVRAAMQKVHQLTGGKLASVVHMAAYYDFSGQDSDLYQQVTINGTDRLLNELEDFQVDQFAFTSTTLVHGPCKIGEHISEDDPLEAKWPYPQSKIETERLIRDGHPSVRSVFLRIAGIYTDYGRQPTLVQQIKRIYEKDFQGRFFPGDTDAGQSVVHLDDAVDAIVRTVQRRDSIESKTAILIGEAEPVSYQVLQDLIGQQLHGEEWTTFYVPKLLAKVGAAVTDTLSGGDAFIKPFMVNMADDHYAFDVSRAKELLDWEPEHRLDQAIARMTQALKDDPDQWYRKNGLQT from the coding sequence ATGTCTGTGAATCGACCCGCCGTCATCGTCACCGGTAGCTCTGGGTTGCTCGGTCGTCCCGTTTGCACTTCTCTGACTGAGCTTGGATACCAGGTCCTGGGCTTTGACCGTGTCGGATGGCCGGAGCCACCCAAAGAGCACGACTATGTTCGTGACATCGAATGTGATGTTACCGATTCGATCTCGGTTCGAGCTGCGATGCAAAAGGTTCATCAGTTGACTGGCGGAAAACTGGCGAGCGTCGTTCACATGGCGGCGTATTACGATTTTTCGGGTCAGGACAGCGATCTGTATCAGCAGGTCACAATCAACGGAACCGATCGGCTGCTCAACGAGCTCGAAGATTTTCAAGTGGATCAGTTTGCGTTCACCAGCACGACATTGGTCCACGGACCCTGCAAAATCGGCGAACACATCAGCGAAGATGACCCGTTAGAAGCAAAGTGGCCTTACCCGCAAAGCAAAATCGAAACCGAACGGTTGATCCGTGACGGTCATCCCAGCGTACGTTCGGTTTTCCTCCGCATCGCCGGTATCTACACCGACTACGGACGCCAACCCACACTGGTCCAACAGATCAAGCGAATCTACGAAAAAGATTTTCAGGGACGTTTTTTTCCAGGCGATACTGATGCTGGCCAGTCCGTCGTTCACCTCGATGACGCGGTCGACGCGATCGTGCGAACGGTCCAGCGACGTGATTCAATCGAATCGAAGACGGCGATCCTGATTGGAGAAGCTGAGCCGGTTTCGTATCAAGTTTTGCAGGATTTGATTGGGCAGCAATTGCACGGCGAGGAGTGGACGACTTTTTACGTCCCCAAGCTACTCGCAAAAGTCGGGGCGGCTGTCACTGACACGCTGTCGGGCGGCGATGCGTTTATCAAACCGTTCATGGTCAACATGGCCGACGATCACTACGCGTTCGATGTCTCACGTGCAAAGGAACTGCTTGACTGGGAACCAGAACACAGGCTCGATCAAGCAATTGCAAGAATGACTCAGGCTTTGAAAGACGATCCTGATCAGTGGTATCGCAAGAACGGGTTGCAGACATGA
- a CDS encoding DUF1990 domain-containing protein, whose amino-acid sequence MLSLTKPTSDDIARFLHQQSKLDFSYPDVGGTEREVLPSGYDHNRVEEEIGYRACDFQAARSAMLAWKHFDVGWAEALPTTTSIREGEHIAICARVPGVWALAACRIIDVFDEDSPSSNRFGYSFGTLPGHPEQGEERFEILCGADNIVTYRITAFFRPNYLSARLAWPYFRYRFNQFRRQSTDAMRCCVQSSTALKIDSMGSLPWSHRFITMQTDSHHRLSQRPK is encoded by the coding sequence TTGCTGTCGCTCACCAAACCCACATCCGACGACATTGCTCGATTCCTACACCAGCAATCGAAACTCGATTTTAGCTATCCAGATGTCGGAGGAACCGAAAGAGAAGTACTGCCCAGTGGTTACGACCACAATCGAGTCGAGGAAGAGATTGGCTATCGAGCGTGCGATTTCCAAGCAGCGAGGTCCGCAATGTTGGCCTGGAAACACTTCGACGTCGGATGGGCAGAAGCTTTGCCAACGACAACGTCCATCCGCGAAGGAGAACATATCGCGATTTGCGCCCGCGTTCCCGGCGTCTGGGCATTGGCGGCTTGTCGTATCATTGATGTCTTCGACGAAGACTCGCCGTCAAGCAATCGCTTCGGATACTCGTTTGGCACGCTGCCTGGACATCCCGAACAGGGAGAAGAACGGTTCGAGATCCTTTGCGGTGCGGACAATATCGTGACGTACCGCATCACAGCATTCTTCCGGCCCAATTACTTGTCCGCCCGTCTAGCGTGGCCCTACTTCCGATATCGCTTCAATCAGTTTCGACGCCAGTCGACAGACGCGATGCGGTGCTGCGTCCAGAGCTCGACTGCCTTGAAGATTGATTCGATGGGTTCTCTGCCATGGTCGCATCGCTTTATCACCATGCAGACGGATTCGCATCACCGCTTATCTCAGCGACCCAAGTGA
- a CDS encoding coiled-coil domain-containing protein: MLDDFNQRLAIAKSNLRQKNKLDSMLRSTQNSLAAAKSKRTKLQRILAKEQSDVDALEGMTITGLFHALLGSKQQRLEKERQELVAAKLQYDQAVDTANDLGDEAIRLKEALSQLENADAQYEQVLAEKAGHLAANESEIASTLIELTHQIADLTADQKELVEAAEAGQSALRSVEKIQATLASAATWGALDMFGGGLLTTMAKHSKMDAAKNQARIAQRQLLRFEEELADADQRLQLSLKIDGFSKFADYFFDGLISDWIVQSKIQKAKAECCQTISRVKTALRQCESRLETVRSEINTLAERKRDLIEAA, translated from the coding sequence ATGCTAGACGACTTCAATCAGCGGCTCGCGATTGCGAAATCCAATTTGCGCCAAAAGAACAAGCTTGATTCGATGCTGCGTTCTACCCAAAACTCGCTTGCAGCAGCAAAGAGCAAGCGAACCAAGCTTCAACGCATCCTTGCGAAAGAACAGTCGGATGTGGATGCGCTGGAAGGAATGACCATCACCGGTTTGTTCCATGCACTGCTTGGCAGCAAACAACAGAGGCTGGAAAAGGAGCGGCAAGAACTTGTCGCAGCCAAGCTGCAATACGACCAAGCCGTCGATACCGCCAACGACCTTGGCGATGAAGCGATACGCTTGAAAGAAGCATTATCGCAGCTGGAAAATGCGGACGCCCAATACGAACAGGTGCTTGCCGAGAAGGCAGGACACCTCGCTGCCAACGAGAGCGAAATAGCGAGCACGCTGATTGAGCTCACGCATCAGATCGCTGATTTGACGGCAGACCAGAAAGAACTTGTTGAAGCCGCCGAGGCAGGACAGTCGGCACTCAGGTCGGTTGAAAAGATCCAAGCCACACTCGCGTCCGCCGCCACCTGGGGCGCACTGGACATGTTCGGTGGCGGATTGCTGACCACGATGGCCAAGCACTCGAAAATGGATGCTGCCAAAAATCAAGCCAGAATTGCACAACGACAACTGCTTCGATTTGAAGAAGAACTTGCGGATGCTGACCAGCGTCTTCAGCTGTCACTGAAGATCGATGGATTCTCGAAGTTTGCAGACTACTTTTTTGATGGCCTGATTTCTGATTGGATCGTCCAGTCAAAAATCCAGAAGGCAAAAGCCGAATGCTGCCAAACCATCTCTCGTGTGAAAACGGCACTTCGTCAGTGCGAAAGCCGCCTGGAAACCGTTCGCTCAGAAATCAACACGCTTGCCGAACGCAAAAGAGACTTGATCGAAGCTGCGTAA
- a CDS encoding universal stress protein: MKTIVVATDFSERSDRAIRRAELLAREFGSKLHLVHVVDDDQPHLIVQAQRDASDKLLEELTQTLQEIDGVQCDFRVVLGDPFIGITQAARNLGADLIVIGPHRRQLLRDILIGTTAERTIRTADRPVLLANGIPTGSYRRAIVATDLSAYSERTFRTAQSLGLLDRLNVSLLHVFSDPGTPLMSRASLSDDEKQSYLVGVRNRAGKEIASFMERINANGMSTILKPATAGIAETICETANAFSAELIVVGTCGRSMIARALMGSVTEGVLRDSGQDVLAIPPSQNAAVS, translated from the coding sequence ATGAAGACCATTGTCGTTGCGACTGATTTTTCGGAACGCTCGGACCGTGCGATCCGTCGCGCGGAGTTGCTGGCGCGTGAATTTGGATCCAAGCTCCACTTGGTTCACGTCGTCGATGACGATCAACCCCATCTGATCGTGCAGGCGCAGCGAGACGCTTCCGACAAGCTTCTTGAGGAACTGACGCAAACTCTGCAGGAGATCGACGGGGTGCAGTGCGACTTTCGTGTTGTCCTCGGTGATCCGTTTATCGGAATCACGCAGGCAGCACGAAATCTCGGTGCTGATCTGATCGTCATCGGTCCGCATCGTCGGCAGCTGTTGCGAGATATTTTGATCGGGACAACCGCCGAACGAACGATACGAACTGCAGACCGGCCCGTCTTGTTGGCCAACGGTATTCCGACAGGCTCCTACCGTCGAGCGATCGTCGCGACGGATCTGTCCGCCTATTCGGAAAGAACGTTCCGCACCGCCCAATCACTTGGGCTACTCGATCGGCTGAATGTCTCTCTGCTGCATGTGTTCAGCGACCCTGGGACTCCTCTGATGAGCCGCGCGTCCTTAAGCGATGATGAGAAACAGTCGTACCTCGTTGGCGTTCGAAACCGCGCGGGCAAAGAGATTGCTTCATTCATGGAAAGGATCAATGCCAACGGAATGTCGACGATTCTGAAACCTGCCACTGCCGGCATCGCTGAAACGATCTGCGAGACAGCCAATGCGTTTTCGGCCGAATTGATTGTCGTTGGGACGTGCGGTCGATCGATGATTGCCCGAGCACTGATGGGAAGTGTGACGGAAGGCGTTTTGCGAGACTCTGGCCAAGATGTGCTCGCGATACCGCCATCGCAAAACGCCGCTGTATCCTAG
- a CDS encoding SLC13 family permease, giving the protein MNTEIWIVTGVLLATIIAFVLDRFRLDVVAFVSMLALLLTGILTPAEATAGFSNSLVLMIAGLFVVGGAILESGVADLAGRWLGRLGGTSTIQLTVTVMIASALLSAFLSSTGTVAVMLPVVLSLGRRAEVSPTKLLIPLAFGASLGGMLTLIGTPPNMVVNQELRDAGLDVFGFFSFAPAGILMLTVGIVFMSTIGTRLLPTQRTGARDLARDQGFVSRPELMRTYGVDGQIREVRVPDGSKFAGRTLRELGLRTTFHVNVLAVSTPTAPGAASRGPVVRKCDPDTLLLPGDTLFVKASSEDAIANLVREGQMELMPSPTALPREVHLAELIIPPRSEFIGRTVRDVDFFRIYGAMVLSLQDGIQPVSTRTSDTPLGPGDTMLVAANLSALNRLRKSRSNVLLVSEQEEDGEAPLAPAAWWVVVILLGMLIAMSTGMVANVTAVLVAATLMVFTGAFRGSNVYQSINWESIVMIASVMPLATALEKTGTLDLVVDTIVESPGLTSPPILLLLLFVVTSLLSQAISNTATSVLVAPLALQLAQQVGVSPYPLLMGVALAASTAFATPVASPINALVAGAGNYRFGDFLKVGVPLQLLILVATLAIVPLLFPFNP; this is encoded by the coding sequence ATGAATACTGAAATCTGGATCGTGACTGGCGTCTTGCTGGCGACAATCATCGCCTTCGTATTGGACCGTTTTCGGCTAGACGTGGTCGCGTTCGTTTCGATGTTGGCACTTCTGCTGACTGGCATCCTGACACCGGCCGAAGCAACGGCAGGGTTCTCGAACTCGCTGGTCCTGATGATCGCAGGACTCTTTGTCGTCGGTGGAGCGATCCTGGAATCCGGGGTCGCTGATCTTGCAGGCAGGTGGTTGGGCCGGCTTGGCGGCACGTCCACCATCCAGCTAACCGTGACCGTGATGATCGCAAGCGCGTTGTTGTCGGCTTTCCTGAGTTCAACTGGGACCGTGGCGGTCATGTTGCCGGTCGTCCTAAGCCTTGGCCGTCGCGCCGAGGTCTCGCCAACAAAGCTGCTGATCCCGCTTGCGTTTGGCGCTTCGTTAGGAGGCATGCTGACGCTGATTGGTACCCCGCCAAACATGGTCGTCAATCAGGAACTGCGGGACGCTGGGCTCGATGTCTTCGGCTTCTTTTCCTTTGCGCCCGCTGGGATTTTGATGCTGACCGTGGGCATCGTGTTCATGAGTACGATTGGCACACGCCTGCTCCCGACACAACGAACAGGTGCTCGAGACCTTGCGCGTGATCAAGGGTTCGTATCCCGTCCAGAACTGATGCGCACGTATGGCGTCGACGGTCAGATTCGCGAGGTCAGGGTCCCGGACGGGTCAAAGTTTGCCGGGCGAACGCTGCGAGAACTCGGACTTCGCACCACTTTTCACGTCAATGTGCTCGCCGTTTCCACACCAACCGCGCCGGGAGCAGCATCGCGAGGCCCCGTGGTGCGAAAATGCGATCCTGACACACTTCTGCTTCCCGGTGACACCCTGTTCGTCAAAGCATCCAGCGAAGACGCCATCGCAAATTTGGTCCGGGAAGGGCAGATGGAACTGATGCCATCACCGACGGCGTTGCCCCGAGAAGTGCATCTGGCTGAACTGATCATTCCGCCACGGTCGGAGTTCATTGGCCGAACGGTACGGGACGTGGATTTCTTTCGGATTTACGGAGCGATGGTGCTTTCGCTGCAGGACGGGATCCAGCCGGTTAGCACTCGGACATCGGATACTCCATTGGGCCCAGGCGACACGATGTTGGTCGCGGCAAACCTAAGCGCGTTGAACAGGTTGCGGAAGTCGCGAAGCAACGTCTTGTTGGTCAGCGAGCAGGAAGAAGATGGCGAGGCACCGCTTGCTCCTGCTGCCTGGTGGGTTGTCGTCATCCTGCTTGGGATGCTGATCGCGATGAGTACCGGCATGGTGGCGAATGTGACCGCCGTTCTTGTCGCTGCCACGTTGATGGTGTTTACCGGTGCGTTTCGTGGATCGAACGTTTACCAGAGCATCAACTGGGAAAGCATTGTCATGATCGCTTCTGTCATGCCGCTTGCAACTGCACTGGAAAAGACTGGAACGCTTGACTTGGTCGTTGATACGATTGTGGAAAGCCCGGGGCTAACAAGTCCGCCCATCCTTCTGTTGCTGCTGTTCGTGGTCACGTCGCTGCTGAGCCAAGCGATCTCGAACACCGCGACCAGCGTGCTAGTCGCTCCACTCGCACTACAGCTTGCCCAGCAGGTGGGAGTTTCTCCCTATCCATTGCTGATGGGCGTTGCGCTGGCTGCGTCAACGGCATTTGCCACACCGGTCGCGTCGCCGATCAACGCGTTGGTCGCCGGAGCGGGGAACTATCGCTTTGGTGACTTTCTAAAAGTAGGCGTGCCGCTGCAACTGCTGATTCTGGTTGCGACACTCGCCATCGTGCCGCTTCTCTTTCCGTTTAACCCATAA
- a CDS encoding BlaI/MecI/CopY family transcriptional regulator, giving the protein MARPKTTELTERELEVMHVFWNHGELTANDARELLAKTGIDRAYVTVANLIRILVDKKYLKASNDERPFIYVSIRSFDDVSKSFVGDLVKRVFQGSREAMLVQLLGRKKKLTASEKAFLQNLLEEQE; this is encoded by the coding sequence ATGGCTAGGCCGAAGACGACCGAATTGACCGAACGAGAGCTCGAGGTCATGCACGTGTTCTGGAATCACGGGGAATTGACCGCAAACGATGCCCGTGAATTGCTTGCCAAGACCGGCATCGACCGAGCTTATGTGACCGTCGCCAACTTGATCCGCATCTTGGTCGACAAGAAGTACTTGAAGGCCAGTAACGACGAGCGACCGTTCATCTACGTGAGCATCCGATCGTTCGATGATGTCTCCAAGTCCTTTGTCGGCGACTTGGTCAAACGAGTTTTTCAAGGGTCTCGCGAAGCCATGCTGGTTCAACTGCTTGGCAGGAAGAAAAAGCTCACCGCCTCAGAGAAGGCGTTCCTTCAGAATCTGTTGGAGGAACAAGAATGA